GCCCTGTATCCACAAAAACTTTCCGAAGCGGTGATTCAATATCGTGCGGACGTGGGAATCAGTCTGGATGGCGATGCCGACCGCGTGATCATGGTGGATGAAAAAGGTGATATCGTGAATGGCGACCGTATCCTGGCGATCTGTGCTTTGCATATGAAAGAGCGCGGACTTCTTAAAGGAAACACTCTTGTTGCTACTCAGATGTCCAATTTCGGCTTGGAAAAGCGCATGAACGAAGCTGGCATCAAGCTGGTTAAGACCGGTGTCGGTGATAAGTACGTTGTCGATGAGATGAGAAAAAATGGCTACAATCTGGGCGGCGAGCAGTCCGGTCATATTATATTCTTGGATCATACAACAACGGGTGATGGTTGTATTGCCGCTTTAAGTGTTCTTGCGGTGATGAAACAAACCGGTAAGAAAATGAGCGAGCTGAACCATGTTTTTGAAGACATGCCTCAGGTTTTAATCAACTGTCGCGTTAAACGCCGTATGGAGCTTCATGAGATTGCCGGCTATGACAATCTGATTGCTAGCATCGAAAAGAAACTCGGCGGCGAGGGACGCGTTTTTGTTCGTTTCTCGGGAACTGAGCCGGTGATTCGGGTTCTTGTCGAAGGTTCAAATAAAACGCAGATCAGTCAATTTGCTGAAGAGATCGCATCGTTCTTAGAAAAAGAGTTATCATAATATGAAACATAAAATTCGTTTGGGTGTGAATGTAGATCACGTGGCAACGCTTCGCCAAGTGAGAGGCGGAACTACGCCTTATCCTAGTCTTTTAGATGCCGTTAAAGCTTCCGTTA
This portion of the Bdellovibrio sp. ArHS genome encodes:
- the glmM gene encoding phosphoglucosamine mutase, translated to MEKKVKLFGTDGIRGTANQWPMTPDMVVKIGQAIGYLLQKETHGLPVTSPRKVVIGKDTRLSGYMIEQALASGLNSMGVFVQLVGPLPTPGIGYLTRTMRAAAGIVISASHNPFHDNGIKVFGPDGFKISDVMEKEIERLVLEEDLTEFLPPSKEIGRTKRIDDSQGRYIVYVKSTFPLEYTLDGMRIVLDTANGASYKVAPSVFQELGAEVIQLGDDPNGTNINDKVGALYPQKLSEAVIQYRADVGISLDGDADRVIMVDEKGDIVNGDRILAICALHMKERGLLKGNTLVATQMSNFGLEKRMNEAGIKLVKTGVGDKYVVDEMRKNGYNLGGEQSGHIIFLDHTTTGDGCIAALSVLAVMKQTGKKMSELNHVFEDMPQVLINCRVKRRMELHEIAGYDNLIASIEKKLGGEGRVFVRFSGTEPVIRVLVEGSNKTQISQFAEEIASFLEKELS